From a region of the Salinispira pacifica genome:
- a CDS encoding histidine phosphatase family protein produces the protein MHRNPIPFESIKEKTHFYFLRHGESEGNRKRMIQGHVDLPLTSLGRDHARSAGLYFQEKGLDAILSSPLSRALETAEIVAGHNNVDAGNIIRRDALKELDTGIFSGLTFDEIQSQYPEEWNSFQHHSWEAVPSAERLHQLMERGFSVWNEMIELANRGNRRILSVSHGGLIQWIYKLSFSDRWENWLPVIRTGNCGIYHLAVTPVPGDESTQGPGYYSEWVRINHLPY, from the coding sequence ATGCATAGAAATCCCATACCATTCGAATCCATCAAGGAAAAGACTCATTTTTATTTTCTCCGCCACGGTGAAAGCGAGGGCAACCGCAAACGGATGATTCAGGGGCATGTGGATCTGCCCCTTACTTCCCTGGGAAGAGATCATGCCCGTTCCGCCGGGCTCTATTTTCAGGAAAAAGGCCTGGATGCCATCTTATCGAGCCCCCTTTCCAGAGCACTGGAAACCGCTGAAATCGTTGCAGGCCACAATAATGTGGATGCCGGGAATATTATCAGGCGGGATGCCCTGAAAGAATTGGATACGGGCATTTTCTCCGGACTCACCTTTGATGAGATTCAATCACAGTATCCGGAGGAATGGAACTCGTTTCAGCATCACAGCTGGGAAGCGGTACCATCGGCAGAGCGGCTTCATCAATTAATGGAACGGGGATTTTCGGTGTGGAATGAAATGATTGAACTGGCAAATCGGGGAAACAGAAGAATTCTCAGCGTCTCCCACGGAGGGCTGATTCAGTGGATCTACAAGCTGAGCTTCTCCGATCGCTGGGAAAACTGGCTTCCGGTCATCAGAACCGGCAACTGCGGCATTTATCATCTTGCTGTGACCCCGGTTCCCGGTGATGAAAGCACCCAGGGGCCGGGGTATTATTCCGAATGGGTCAGAATTAACCACCTCCCGTACTGA
- a CDS encoding TraB/GumN family protein, with product MKTAHKTKIQNSENTHEPEASVEDDAVTRDPRVVENGDTITRISTSRGELVILGTAHVSEDSAREVDQTIRDENPEAVCIELDQNRYKSLNQENSWKNLDIFQIIRQKKTFLLLSNLVLSAYQKRLGLNLGTKPGDEMRAAVAAADELGITKFMIDRDIQMTLSRAWRKTGFWGKNKILAVLIGSAFSREELDEDAIESLKQRSALDDMMKEMAEFLPSVKQVLIDERDHYLAINSWKKMNGREKVLSVVGAGHVPGMVRKILELDDLEKQENTSSGESSEAELKEISKVPPRGIISKSLPWLLVAAIAGLIISGFITKGWEGGFRVSFAGFL from the coding sequence ATGAAAACAGCCCATAAAACGAAGATACAGAACTCAGAAAACACTCATGAACCGGAGGCATCTGTTGAAGACGATGCCGTTACCAGGGATCCCCGGGTTGTCGAAAATGGAGATACCATCACACGGATCTCCACCAGCCGGGGCGAACTGGTAATTCTGGGAACTGCACACGTATCAGAAGACAGCGCCAGAGAAGTTGATCAGACCATCCGGGATGAAAATCCTGAAGCAGTGTGCATTGAGCTGGATCAAAACCGCTATAAATCCCTGAATCAGGAAAACAGCTGGAAAAACCTGGATATCTTTCAGATTATCAGACAGAAAAAGACGTTTCTCCTTCTGAGTAATCTGGTGCTGTCAGCATACCAGAAACGTCTGGGACTCAATCTGGGAACCAAACCCGGCGATGAAATGCGTGCTGCTGTTGCGGCGGCGGATGAGTTGGGTATAACGAAATTCATGATTGACCGGGACATTCAGATGACCCTCTCCCGGGCATGGAGAAAGACCGGTTTCTGGGGAAAGAACAAGATTCTTGCCGTCCTGATCGGATCGGCATTTTCCAGAGAAGAACTCGATGAGGACGCCATTGAGAGTCTGAAACAGCGCAGTGCCCTGGATGACATGATGAAGGAAATGGCGGAGTTTCTCCCTTCGGTTAAGCAGGTGCTCATCGATGAACGGGATCATTATCTGGCCATCAACAGCTGGAAAAAAATGAACGGCCGGGAAAAAGTTCTCTCTGTTGTGGGAGCAGGACATGTACCGGGAATGGTCCGGAAGATCCTTGAGCTGGATGATCTGGAGAAGCAGGAAAACACATCTTCCGGAGAAAGCTCAGAGGCGGAGTTGAAAGAGATTTCCAAGGTGCCTCCCCGGGGGATAATCAGTAAGAGCCTCCCCTGGCTGCTGGTGGCTGCAATAGCCGGTTTGATTATATCCGGGTTTATCACCAAAGGATGGGAAGGGGGCTTCAGAGTCTCCTTCGCTGGATTCTTGTGA
- a CDS encoding DHH family phosphoesterase, whose amino-acid sequence MNYLNKLVSSLDPSRRVVIQVHDFPDHDAVASGFGLMRLLEPRDFRVELCYTGRIESNSLSSAVEQLEIPLVPSGDIEISDHDQLIIVDGFVGNRNVSELPGEIIGLIDHHSPPEKPTTPFFDIREEIGSCSTIIYDYYHESGLSFERNVATALLMGLMMDTAFMTRGVTRPDMKAFSELFFLGDWETGSRLLRNSLSLQDLQVFREAINSCEVADDFAFVPVEKECSPEVMAITADFFLGLQEIRFVVVLVPDRDEYRISVRSEDLMRPSDLIIRKALRGVGYGGGHVHMGGGNIPRDLFPGQKTLRNRFIEAMGQQIEVGEPEKPGQE is encoded by the coding sequence ATGAATTATCTCAATAAACTTGTATCAAGCCTGGATCCTTCCAGGCGGGTGGTGATTCAGGTTCATGATTTCCCTGATCATGATGCGGTAGCCAGCGGATTCGGCCTCATGCGTCTGCTGGAACCCAGGGATTTCAGAGTGGAACTCTGCTATACCGGGAGAATTGAGAGCAATTCCCTTTCATCTGCAGTGGAGCAGCTGGAAATCCCTCTGGTACCCAGCGGTGACATAGAAATATCCGATCATGATCAGCTGATCATAGTAGACGGTTTTGTTGGCAACCGGAACGTGAGTGAACTTCCCGGCGAAATTATCGGTCTTATTGATCATCACAGTCCTCCGGAAAAGCCGACCACCCCGTTTTTTGATATCCGGGAAGAGATCGGTTCCTGCTCCACCATCATTTATGACTATTACCATGAATCCGGGCTCAGCTTTGAGCGGAATGTGGCCACGGCTTTGCTCATGGGGCTCATGATGGATACTGCCTTTATGACTCGGGGCGTTACAAGGCCGGATATGAAAGCCTTTTCCGAACTCTTTTTTCTGGGCGACTGGGAAACCGGCAGCAGATTATTGAGAAACAGCCTGAGCCTTCAGGATTTGCAGGTATTCCGGGAAGCCATCAATTCCTGTGAGGTGGCTGATGACTTTGCCTTTGTACCGGTGGAAAAGGAATGCAGCCCGGAAGTTATGGCCATAACCGCAGATTTTTTCCTCGGGCTTCAGGAGATCCGCTTCGTGGTTGTCCTGGTTCCCGACCGGGATGAGTACCGGATCTCTGTGCGCAGCGAGGATCTGATGCGTCCCTCCGACCTGATAATCAGAAAAGCATTGCGGGGTGTGGGTTACGGCGGCGGACATGTCCACATGGGGGGCGGAAATATCCCCAGAGACCTCTTTCCCGGACAAAAAACCCTTCGAAACAGATTTATTGAAGCCATGGGGCAGCAGATAGAAGTGGGAGAACCCGAAAAACCCGGCCAGGAATGA
- a CDS encoding tetratricopeptide repeat protein produces the protein MKFQPVIRGGIILLSSLFLLSCATVPQGGSSEQKSPGAEDGFEDDIEVYDRMSAAILLGDPREAIQAYEQAKLDDPDDPASRILLARLQIAAGELDTAETMLRELLNGSGDTDSAEGASAENSSTRELSDEDRADALVSLSLIERARGRREAEEDLLVRALQADETNVQANTGIGEILLEKEQYDRAEQRFQKALETEDDNFVALQGLGNSYLRNGKSQDAISAFSRAIDVDPDYSYSYVDRSRAFVEQGYYDRAIADMTRAIDLDEQNGWNYLDRGRMNARSGNFEAAEQDFSRAIQRIPGVFLNYAYRGQVRAFLGEYEDAAADYEQALEIRPDYYPAYSYLGALEYIRGNHQNSGRLLDEAWKEEKARGSLILFSAAAGFAQSPGAGRSYLEDRLGEFSRDDLFYFVGRFFIDGVDTRLLRQIQQEEDMQTKALAQFFTALRYAQRGQISTALALLNSQEQERLEGTPEGVVRTWLIDELSQ, from the coding sequence ATGAAATTTCAACCAGTGATTCGCGGAGGAATAATCCTCCTCTCAAGTCTGTTTTTACTGTCCTGTGCAACCGTGCCTCAAGGCGGTTCCTCTGAACAAAAGTCCCCCGGGGCCGAGGACGGATTCGAAGATGATATAGAAGTGTATGACCGCATGAGCGCAGCCATTCTTCTGGGGGATCCCCGGGAGGCCATTCAGGCATACGAGCAGGCAAAACTGGATGACCCGGATGATCCTGCAAGCCGGATCCTTCTTGCCCGTCTGCAGATTGCAGCAGGTGAACTGGATACCGCGGAAACCATGCTCAGGGAGCTGCTGAATGGTAGCGGTGATACTGATTCCGCCGAAGGTGCATCAGCAGAAAATTCGTCCACCCGGGAACTCTCCGACGAAGACAGGGCGGATGCCCTTGTCAGCCTTTCTCTCATTGAACGGGCCAGGGGCAGACGTGAAGCGGAAGAGGACCTTCTGGTTCGGGCTCTCCAGGCCGATGAAACCAATGTGCAGGCCAACACCGGAATTGGTGAAATCCTGCTTGAGAAGGAACAGTATGACCGGGCTGAACAGCGGTTTCAAAAAGCCCTGGAAACTGAAGACGACAATTTTGTGGCCCTTCAGGGGCTGGGCAACAGCTATTTGAGAAACGGAAAAAGCCAGGATGCAATATCGGCCTTCAGCCGGGCCATCGACGTGGATCCTGATTACAGCTATAGCTATGTGGACCGTTCCCGGGCTTTTGTGGAACAGGGGTATTACGACAGAGCTATCGCAGATATGACCCGGGCTATTGATCTTGATGAGCAAAACGGATGGAACTATCTGGACAGGGGCAGAATGAATGCCCGAAGCGGAAATTTTGAAGCAGCAGAGCAGGATTTCAGCCGTGCAATCCAGCGTATCCCCGGGGTTTTCCTCAATTACGCCTACAGAGGACAGGTTCGGGCATTTCTCGGTGAATATGAAGATGCAGCAGCCGACTATGAACAGGCCCTGGAAATCCGCCCGGATTATTATCCTGCCTACAGCTATCTGGGAGCCCTTGAATATATTCGCGGAAATCACCAGAATTCAGGCAGACTCCTGGATGAGGCGTGGAAGGAGGAGAAGGCAAGAGGTTCGCTGATTCTGTTTTCCGCCGCCGCCGGATTTGCCCAGTCACCAGGTGCCGGACGAAGCTATCTTGAGGACAGGCTCGGCGAATTTTCCAGGGATGATCTTTTCTACTTTGTGGGAAGGTTTTTCATCGATGGTGTGGATACCCGCCTTCTCCGTCAGATCCAGCAGGAGGAAGATATGCAGACAAAGGCTCTTGCCCAGTTTTTCACGGCACTCCGATACGCTCAGCGCGGGCAGATCAGTACCGCTCTTGCGCTTTTGAATTCCCAGGAACAGGAACGGCTGGAAGGCACACCCGAAGGCGTGGTGCGTACATGGTTAATCGATGAATTATCTCAATAA
- the tkt gene encoding transketolase: MNIQSLEKIAKTVRALSADAVEKASSGHPGLPLGMAEFGAWLFGERMNHNPGNSSWMNRDRFVLSAGHGSMFLYSLLHLSGYKLPLEELKNFRQLNSLTPGHPEFGHTDGVETTTGPLGQGFANAVGMAMAQAHSMEKFNTPEHRIIDHYVYTLLGDGCMMEGISTEAASLAGHLGLGRLVAFYDSNKISIEGDTELAYSEDSAGKFKALGWHVQEIDAYDFSAMDKALDAAQKEEGKPSLIILNSTIGKGAPNKAGTAGVHGAALGADERTAFRKNIGLPDEDFHIVPGVEEYFAEKRKSWQKAEADWNELFAAWASANPELAAEWEQWHSEIHEDDLKDISFAQYEVGDSEASRKSSGSAIQSLAARFTNLIGGSADLAPSNNTLIKDEGDFGPHAFLGRNLHFGVREHAMGAVANGMALYGGLRVYAATFLVFSDYMRPAIRLAALMNLPVIYVFTHDSVFVGEDGPTHQPVEQATALRTIPNLQLYRPADAQETIAAWKEALLRLDGPTALSLTRQGLTVFPKPEDWEKDFRRGAYVAHQSEGFDSALEKAADGHPAPAVIVATGSEVNLAVDAAKTYEGQGFQVRVVSMPCRERFYEQDDKFRERIVPEAGRVFAVEAGVSMGWEGLTGSRKRILAIDGFGTSAPGGEAAQALGLNSRSLLEMLKNN; encoded by the coding sequence ATGAATATACAGAGTCTTGAAAAAATTGCAAAGACTGTCCGGGCGCTTTCTGCGGATGCGGTTGAAAAAGCCAGCAGCGGACACCCGGGGCTGCCCCTGGGAATGGCGGAATTCGGAGCCTGGTTGTTCGGAGAGCGGATGAATCATAATCCCGGGAATTCCTCCTGGATGAACAGAGACCGTTTTGTTCTTTCTGCGGGACACGGTTCCATGTTTTTGTATTCCCTTCTCCATCTCAGCGGATACAAACTTCCCCTGGAAGAGCTGAAAAATTTCCGTCAGCTGAATTCCCTCACTCCCGGTCATCCTGAATTCGGACATACCGACGGTGTTGAAACCACTACCGGTCCCCTGGGACAGGGCTTTGCAAATGCCGTGGGAATGGCCATGGCTCAGGCTCACAGCATGGAGAAGTTCAACACTCCGGAACACCGGATTATTGACCATTATGTGTACACCCTATTGGGCGACGGCTGCATGATGGAGGGAATATCCACTGAAGCTGCCAGTCTCGCCGGTCATTTGGGGCTTGGACGGCTCGTTGCGTTTTATGACAGCAATAAAATATCAATTGAGGGAGACACCGAGCTTGCCTATTCAGAGGACAGCGCCGGAAAATTCAAGGCACTGGGCTGGCATGTGCAGGAAATCGATGCATATGATTTTTCAGCCATGGATAAGGCTCTTGATGCAGCTCAGAAAGAGGAAGGAAAACCCAGTCTGATTATCCTGAACTCTACCATCGGAAAAGGGGCTCCCAATAAGGCGGGTACCGCCGGAGTGCACGGCGCAGCCCTTGGCGCAGATGAGCGAACGGCATTCCGGAAAAATATCGGTCTGCCCGATGAGGATTTTCACATCGTCCCGGGAGTCGAGGAGTATTTTGCGGAAAAACGGAAGAGCTGGCAGAAGGCTGAGGCCGACTGGAATGAGCTTTTCGCCGCCTGGGCCTCGGCGAACCCCGAACTTGCTGCGGAATGGGAACAGTGGCACAGTGAAATTCACGAAGATGATCTGAAAGATATCAGCTTTGCCCAGTACGAGGTGGGCGATTCGGAAGCCAGCAGGAAATCCAGCGGTTCCGCCATACAGAGTCTGGCGGCCCGGTTTACCAATCTCATTGGCGGCTCTGCTGACCTGGCGCCTTCGAATAATACGCTGATCAAGGATGAAGGTGATTTCGGCCCCCATGCATTTCTGGGACGAAATCTCCATTTCGGTGTTCGCGAACATGCCATGGGCGCTGTGGCAAACGGAATGGCTCTTTATGGCGGTTTGAGAGTATACGCTGCCACCTTTCTGGTTTTCAGCGATTACATGCGGCCGGCCATCCGCCTTGCCGCATTAATGAATCTTCCGGTCATTTACGTGTTCACCCACGATTCGGTGTTTGTGGGAGAAGACGGGCCCACCCATCAGCCGGTGGAACAGGCCACTGCGCTGAGAACCATTCCCAACCTTCAGCTGTACCGTCCTGCGGACGCCCAGGAGACCATCGCTGCATGGAAGGAAGCTCTTCTTCGCCTGGACGGTCCCACGGCTCTTTCCCTCACCAGACAGGGGCTTACGGTTTTTCCCAAGCCTGAGGACTGGGAGAAGGATTTCAGGCGGGGAGCCTATGTGGCCCACCAGTCTGAAGGCTTTGATTCGGCTCTGGAAAAGGCTGCCGACGGCCATCCTGCTCCTGCGGTGATCGTGGCCACTGGTTCAGAGGTGAACCTGGCCGTGGACGCAGCCAAAACGTATGAAGGCCAGGGATTTCAGGTGCGTGTTGTCTCCATGCCCTGCAGGGAGCGTTTTTATGAGCAGGATGATAAATTCCGTGAACGCATAGTTCCCGAGGCCGGGAGAGTTTTTGCCGTGGAAGCCGGGGTTTCCATGGGATGGGAAGGGCTCACAGGAAGCAGGAAACGAATCCTGGCTATCGACGGATTCGGAACCAGTGCCCCGGGAGGAGAAGCTGCTCAGGCGCTGGGGCTGAATTCCCGGTCCCTGCTGGAAATGTTGAAGAACAACTGA
- the radA gene encoding DNA repair protein RadA: MAKKAVKYFECSSCGHREPKWSGRCTSCGEWNSFVEKQPPRSQTSGGGSMGGGKTAAPAPVKLSDVESGEGRRISSGMSELDRVLGGGVMGGSSVLLGGEPGIGKSTLMLQAAGAYSRGGSVLYISGEEAQSQIKMRASRLGIQGDRISLLSESSAELCSQAIHSHRPGVVIVDSIQTLGTEESSSSPGSPNQVKHSVQIISEAAREVNACVFFIAHVTKEGAIAGPKLVEHLVDAVLYFDHSQGELRFLRASKNRFGSSDEIGIFTMDAQGLQEVGDPGRLFLSEAEELPAGTAIVPVYEGSRILMVEIQALTVPGKGGFGRVYSDMIDQRRVNRVAAVLEKHANLRFSDQDVYVNVAGGIRIQDVGTELGLAMALYSARTGMPLPAATAFCGEISLSGQVRSISHLRRRIQQAGELGYGRIVAPTRDASRNNRRMRRRMIGREAVKHRL, translated from the coding sequence ATGGCAAAAAAGGCAGTCAAATATTTCGAATGCAGCAGCTGCGGACATCGCGAACCAAAATGGAGCGGTCGCTGCACTTCCTGCGGTGAATGGAACAGTTTTGTTGAGAAACAGCCGCCCCGGAGTCAGACATCCGGCGGAGGAAGCATGGGCGGAGGGAAAACCGCCGCTCCGGCACCGGTAAAACTCTCGGATGTGGAAAGCGGTGAGGGAAGACGAATCTCATCGGGAATGAGTGAGCTGGACCGTGTTCTGGGAGGAGGCGTAATGGGCGGTTCATCCGTTCTTTTGGGGGGAGAACCGGGAATCGGCAAATCAACCCTCATGCTCCAGGCTGCCGGTGCATATTCCCGGGGCGGATCAGTTCTCTACATCTCAGGGGAAGAGGCCCAGTCTCAAATTAAAATGCGGGCTTCCAGACTGGGTATTCAAGGCGACCGTATCAGCCTTCTTTCGGAATCATCGGCGGAATTATGCAGTCAGGCGATTCATTCCCACCGGCCCGGAGTGGTAATCGTAGACTCCATACAGACTCTGGGCACCGAAGAATCCTCGTCTTCCCCGGGCAGCCCGAATCAGGTAAAGCATTCGGTACAGATTATCAGCGAGGCAGCCCGGGAAGTAAATGCCTGCGTATTTTTTATCGCCCATGTTACCAAGGAAGGAGCCATTGCAGGCCCCAAACTGGTTGAGCATCTGGTGGATGCGGTACTTTACTTTGATCACTCCCAGGGCGAACTCAGGTTCCTCCGGGCGAGCAAGAACCGCTTCGGCTCCAGTGACGAGATCGGTATTTTCACAATGGATGCCCAGGGGCTGCAGGAAGTGGGTGATCCCGGCCGCCTTTTTCTCAGTGAAGCTGAAGAGCTGCCGGCAGGAACCGCCATTGTCCCTGTGTATGAAGGAAGCAGAATTCTTATGGTGGAGATTCAGGCATTAACCGTCCCCGGGAAGGGCGGTTTCGGCAGAGTATACTCGGATATGATAGATCAGCGCAGAGTGAACCGTGTTGCCGCAGTACTTGAAAAGCATGCAAACCTCAGGTTTTCCGACCAGGACGTGTACGTAAATGTTGCAGGCGGTATCCGCATTCAGGATGTAGGCACCGAACTCGGGCTGGCCATGGCCCTCTACTCAGCCAGAACCGGTATGCCCCTGCCGGCGGCAACGGCCTTTTGCGGGGAAATCAGCTTATCCGGACAGGTGAGAAGCATCAGTCATCTTCGCAGAAGGATTCAGCAAGCCGGGGAACTGGGGTACGGCCGGATAGTCGCCCCCACCCGGGACGCCTCCAGAAACAATCGCCGGATGCGGCGCCGGATGATAGGGCGAGAAGCCGTGAAGCACCGGTTGTAA